One genomic region from Candidatus Nomurabacteria bacterium encodes:
- the orn gene encoding oligoribonuclease has protein sequence MINKKLKPTKLLWMDLEMTGLDCKNDVILEVAAEITDFDFKTLATYEACIKQPKDVVVSRMQANPWWQNYPENRDQFVNNLEKGKELADTESELIGIIEEQFGDEPAVLAGNSIYNDRLFIKQWMPTLDLKLHYRMLDVSSWKVLMQGKFGKEYTKPEIHRAFEDTQGSIAELQYYLDWFKKQK, from the coding sequence ATGATTAATAAGAAACTTAAACCAACAAAACTTCTCTGGATGGATCTGGAAATGACCGGTCTAGACTGTAAGAATGATGTTATTTTAGAAGTCGCTGCCGAAATAACAGATTTTGATTTTAAGACTTTGGCTACTTATGAAGCTTGCATAAAACAACCCAAAGACGTGGTAGTAAGTCGAATGCAGGCAAATCCATGGTGGCAAAATTATCCTGAAAACAGAGATCAGTTTGTGAATAATTTAGAAAAGGGCAAGGAATTGGCAGATACAGAATCCGAATTGATAGGAATTATTGAAGAACAGTTTGGCGATGAACCAGCAGTATTGGCTGGAAATTCAATATATAACGACAGGTTATTTATTAAACAATGGATGCCCACATTAGACCTTAAGCTTCATTACAGAATGCTTGATGTCAGTTCATGGAAGGTGTTAATGCAGGGGAAGTTTGGCAAGGAATACACCAAACCTGAAATTCATCGCGCATTTGAAGACACGCAAGGCTCAATTGCTGAGCTTCAATATTATCTGGACTGGTTTAAAAAGCAAAAATAA
- a CDS encoding CapA family protein — MRYYGNVTRSQQKRSRKYRWLFLVIIIIVVLLVCLFFYESRKNNKSATEGSNGVNANNQATEQIHDFDTVKAKYLFSGTVVPARAVENEARKSDGSIDYNQPFSKLDTFNPSQYDAWTIDNECPITDANIPYRQQVTNTVFNCRPEFLPAMKKYFTVLNFANNHVYDQGSDKFPQMQKYAQDAGFQFLGNQNPAETKDVCEVMSMKVHLNKKDGSSTEGSLPIAFCAWHYFERQPYPGEFDVMKKYADIMPVVGLMQVGQEYVAKAGSDQEFVGRSIIDGGAEFVIGNSPHWVQNSDVYKNKLIFYSTGNFIFDQLDKETNRGASIEVNMKIKYDENVAKWLTLGDRCKTHYDDCLKLAQDLKLKKIKPTFTYGLVASTTGYKQLTQKADSVTQQEVEERANWQETLKKLGQR; from the coding sequence ATGCGTTACTATGGCAATGTTACTAGATCTCAGCAGAAAAGATCAAGGAAATATAGATGGTTGTTTTTGGTGATAATCATAATAGTTGTTCTTTTAGTATGTTTATTCTTCTATGAAAGTAGGAAAAATAATAAAAGTGCAACAGAGGGGAGCAATGGAGTAAACGCCAATAATCAAGCAACTGAGCAGATTCACGATTTTGATACCGTAAAGGCAAAATATTTATTCAGCGGCACGGTTGTTCCAGCAAGGGCAGTAGAAAATGAGGCTCGTAAATCTGATGGAAGTATTGATTATAATCAACCATTCAGCAAACTAGATACATTTAATCCGTCTCAGTACGATGCCTGGACCATAGACAACGAGTGTCCTATAACGGACGCGAATATACCATATCGTCAACAAGTTACTAATACCGTTTTTAATTGCCGTCCTGAATTTTTGCCTGCCATGAAAAAATACTTTACAGTTTTAAATTTTGCAAACAACCATGTTTACGATCAGGGTAGCGACAAGTTTCCGCAAATGCAGAAGTATGCTCAAGATGCCGGGTTTCAATTTCTTGGTAATCAAAATCCGGCCGAAACAAAAGATGTATGTGAGGTTATGTCTATGAAGGTGCATCTTAATAAGAAAGATGGATCAAGTACAGAGGGTTCTTTACCGATAGCTTTTTGTGCGTGGCATTATTTTGAAAGACAGCCCTATCCAGGGGAGTTTGATGTCATGAAGAAATACGCAGATATCATGCCGGTGGTGGGGTTGATGCAGGTTGGTCAAGAATATGTTGCTAAAGCCGGATCTGATCAAGAATTTGTAGGTAGATCGATAATTGATGGAGGCGCAGAGTTTGTTATCGGAAATAGTCCTCATTGGGTACAAAACAGCGATGTATACAAAAATAAGCTGATATTTTATTCAACAGGAAATTTTATCTTTGATCAACTAGACAAGGAAACTAATCGTGGAGCCTCAATTGAGGTGAATATGAAGATTAAGTATGACGAAAATGTCGCGAAATGGCTGACTTTAGGAGATAGATGTAAAACACATTACGACGACTGCTTAAAACTTGCACAAGACTTAAAGCTCAAAAAGATCAAACCGACTTTTACTTATGGCTTGGTTGCAAGTACAACTGGGTATAAACAGCTAACCCAGAAGGCTGACTCGGTCACTCAACAAGAAGTTGAAGAGCGTGCAAATTGGCAAGAAACATTAAAGAAGTTAGGGCAAAGGTAA
- a CDS encoding MscL family protein: MAKAPKKSGVKVTKKVTKKVKSSAKSELEGFVDFIRTQGIIGLAIGFVMGTQAKQLIDQMSRSFIDPILGLLIGGSKSLSEKSVYVQINSRSASFAWGAFVYAVINFLIIAGVIYFTFKWLHLDKLDKKKS; encoded by the coding sequence ATGGCGAAGGCGCCAAAGAAGAGCGGAGTAAAAGTTACAAAAAAAGTTACCAAAAAGGTTAAGTCGTCTGCCAAATCTGAGTTGGAAGGTTTTGTAGATTTTATTCGTACGCAAGGAATAATTGGGTTAGCGATTGGTTTTGTAATGGGTACTCAGGCCAAGCAACTGATTGATCAGATGTCTAGGAGTTTTATAGATCCGATACTGGGATTACTGATTGGTGGCAGTAAAAGTTTAAGCGAAAAATCGGTATACGTTCAAATTAATTCTCGTTCAGCATCTTTTGCGTGGGGGGCATTTGTGTATGCTGTGATTAATTTTTTAATAATTGCCGGAGTTATCTACTTTACTTTTAAGTGGTTACATCTTGATAAGCTCGATAAAAAGAAAAGCTAA
- a CDS encoding DUF1761 domain-containing protein, translated as MDILFDYIYQINWFTVVIASCVGMLISAVWYSDAFFGQVWRKSIGLKKKDIENPKTDVGLIIAFITLLIMTAATAVLIDVLKISGAWSGLLFGLLVGFGLLATNNGMHKLYEQRPFSLFVVTAVGDILTMSAIGVILALWK; from the coding sequence ATGGATATTTTATTCGACTATATTTATCAAATTAATTGGTTTACGGTTGTAATCGCCTCGTGCGTTGGCATGCTTATATCAGCGGTTTGGTACTCTGATGCTTTTTTTGGTCAGGTTTGGAGAAAGTCAATCGGGCTAAAGAAAAAAGATATCGAAAACCCAAAAACAGACGTTGGGCTTATTATCGCATTTATAACTTTGCTGATTATGACAGCGGCAACTGCAGTTTTGATAGATGTCTTAAAAATTTCTGGGGCATGGAGTGGGCTATTGTTTGGTTTGCTGGTAGGTTTTGGGCTCCTTGCTACAAATAATGGTATGCATAAGCTATACGAGCAACGCCCGTTCTCTTTATTTGTAGTTACTGCTGTGGGTGATATATTGACGATGTCAGCAATAGGTGTTATACTAGCTCTTTGGAAATAG
- the argS gene encoding arginine--tRNA ligase yields the protein MDRLQDIFQKTIASIYNVDKEVIFTRTDNDFGDFSTNVAMLLAKELKDNPRQIAQNIVDSIDEAKGIRNIEVAGPGFINLRVSDEILVDMILVPKSDENTQTVVIETNNPNPFKSMHIGHGFNCVLADTIANLLESSGANTHRVSYHGDVGLHVGKSMYSLLKFVEGDPSKLDTIPVNERNRFMSQMYAQGSKVYKNDDSAKKEIDGLAKQSFILDDPIYKKVYETCREWSFEQIDDLVARLGNKPTERRYLESQADNLGVETVRQHVGDVFIESEGAIMFPGSKYGSFDNVFVGSNGSGLYGARDLGLMQLKNRDYHPEKSYIVTAEEQRDYFKGVIKASELCLPNLQNTTVNIPTGTVKLTSGKMSSRDGDVLEVEWLFNQIKQALESHSSNDEAIITGAIRYQFLKVKIGNDVVFDIQGATQLQGNTGPYLQYSYARAYSILSKINEPTDTMLIDLESNEHILLHKISEYNEILEKAQKDLSPHILANYTYELTQSFNSFYEKNRVIGDEREDQRVKLIGLYTRTLKKCLDILGIPVLEKM from the coding sequence ATGGACAGACTCCAAGATATTTTCCAGAAAACAATAGCCAGTATATATAACGTTGATAAAGAAGTTATTTTTACAAGAACAGATAACGATTTTGGCGATTTCTCTACAAATGTTGCCATGTTACTTGCCAAAGAACTGAAGGATAACCCTCGTCAAATTGCTCAAAACATAGTCGATTCTATAGATGAGGCAAAGGGTATTAGAAATATTGAGGTTGCTGGCCCAGGATTCATTAACCTAAGAGTTAGTGACGAGATTCTTGTTGATATGATTCTTGTTCCAAAAAGTGATGAAAATACCCAAACTGTGGTGATTGAGACTAACAATCCTAATCCGTTTAAGTCGATGCATATTGGGCACGGTTTTAACTGTGTGCTTGCAGACACAATTGCTAACCTACTGGAATCTTCTGGGGCAAATACACATAGAGTTAGTTACCATGGCGATGTTGGTCTGCACGTTGGAAAAAGCATGTATAGTTTACTTAAGTTTGTAGAGGGTGATCCTTCAAAGCTAGACACTATTCCAGTAAATGAACGCAACCGTTTCATGTCTCAGATGTATGCCCAAGGATCGAAAGTATATAAAAATGACGATTCGGCCAAGAAAGAGATTGACGGGCTGGCCAAACAGTCGTTTATACTTGACGACCCTATTTATAAGAAGGTCTATGAAACTTGTAGGGAATGGAGTTTTGAGCAGATAGATGATTTGGTAGCACGACTTGGAAACAAACCAACAGAAAGACGCTATCTGGAGAGTCAAGCCGATAACTTAGGAGTAGAGACTGTTAGGCAACATGTCGGAGATGTTTTTATTGAAAGTGAAGGTGCGATAATGTTTCCAGGATCTAAATACGGTTCATTCGATAATGTTTTTGTTGGCAGTAATGGATCTGGATTATATGGTGCCCGCGACTTAGGGCTAATGCAACTGAAGAATCGAGACTATCATCCCGAAAAAAGCTATATTGTAACCGCTGAAGAACAAAGAGATTATTTTAAAGGTGTTATCAAGGCTTCGGAATTGTGTCTGCCTAATTTACAGAACACAACTGTAAATATTCCAACAGGAACAGTTAAGTTAACTTCAGGAAAAATGAGCTCCCGGGATGGTGATGTGCTAGAAGTTGAGTGGCTATTTAATCAGATAAAGCAGGCGCTAGAGTCGCACAGTAGTAATGATGAAGCAATAATAACGGGCGCAATAAGATATCAATTTTTAAAAGTTAAAATTGGCAATGATGTAGTCTTTGATATTCAAGGCGCAACACAATTACAAGGTAATACCGGCCCATACCTTCAATATTCTTATGCACGAGCCTATTCTATACTAAGCAAAATAAACGAACCTACAGATACTATGCTTATTGATTTGGAGTCTAACGAACATATTTTGTTGCATAAAATAAGTGAATACAACGAAATTTTAGAAAAGGCACAAAAGGATCTTTCGCCACATATACTAGCAAACTATACATACGAGCTTACGCAGAGTTTCAATAGTTTTTACGAAAAAAATAGGGTGATTGGCGACGAAAGAGAAGATCAAAGAGTAAAATTGATTGGCTTGTATACTAGAACACTTAAAAAATGTTTAGACATTCTAGGAATTCCAGTATTAGAAAAAATGTAG
- a CDS encoding DUF1361 domain-containing protein, which produces MKRMWSAKAQRDVLSTLLVSSCVSLVLLIIRILASESWRLWFLSWNLFLAWIPLLLAVWLKFLTDRRKIPTWKEVAVGLLWLLFLPNSFYLMTDLIHLQSSGEVSLLYDTALIISFVINGLLLGYISLYIVHTLIKKYVSEYTAYWLAQLALLLSGFAIYLGRYLRWNTWDVVINPMGLIFDVSDRIINPGSYTLTFVVTGVFYVLLGSTYAVIYHLIEIIRSN; this is translated from the coding sequence ATGAAGCGTATGTGGTCCGCAAAGGCACAAAGAGATGTTCTGAGTACTTTGTTGGTTTCAAGTTGTGTTAGTCTGGTTTTGCTAATCATTAGGATATTAGCTTCTGAAAGTTGGAGATTATGGTTTTTGTCGTGGAATCTGTTTTTAGCCTGGATACCCTTATTACTAGCCGTTTGGCTTAAGTTTCTGACCGATAGAAGAAAAATCCCAACCTGGAAAGAGGTTGCTGTCGGGTTATTATGGTTGTTATTTTTGCCTAATAGTTTTTACTTAATGACTGATTTGATACACCTTCAGAGCAGTGGTGAGGTTAGTTTATTGTATGATACAGCATTAATTATATCCTTTGTGATTAACGGATTGCTTCTTGGCTATATTAGTCTGTACATTGTCCATACTTTAATCAAAAAGTATGTCTCTGAATATACTGCCTATTGGTTAGCGCAGTTAGCGCTTTTGTTGTCTGGGTTTGCGATTTATTTAGGAAGATACTTACGCTGGAATACTTGGGATGTCGTTATCAATCCTATGGGATTAATTTTTGATGTATCCGATCGAATTATTAATCCAGGGTCGTATACGCTGACGTTTGTAGTGACAGGGGTTTTTTACGTGTTATTAGGCTCTACCTACGCTGTTATCTATCATCTAATAGAAATTATTCGTAGTAACTAG
- a CDS encoding CDP-alcohol phosphatidyltransferase family protein, whose protein sequence is MNNLIDQTRQQVRRVMNSMASIINRLSRGRVTPNMITILGLLGHFLVAWLIANQVFIWSGILLVIFGLLDAIDGSLARIQGSASKKGMLLDSITDRIKEVVIYAGIAYALVTSGEIFYTVWVVIACGLSIIVSYINAWGEVVSKKSNKASSHETNTTFRNGIMTYDVRMFTLVIGLLSGYLKQAVLVVAILSLVTIYQRFSLVVNKVDDV, encoded by the coding sequence ATGAATAATCTAATTGATCAAACTCGACAACAAGTTCGCCGTGTAATGAATTCCATGGCATCAATAATCAATAGGCTATCCCGAGGGCGCGTTACTCCAAATATGATTACAATACTGGGCTTACTGGGTCATTTTCTCGTAGCGTGGCTAATAGCAAATCAAGTTTTTATATGGTCGGGCATACTATTGGTAATCTTTGGCTTATTAGATGCCATAGACGGCTCACTTGCACGTATTCAGGGTAGTGCCTCCAAGAAAGGTATGTTGCTTGACTCCATTACCGACCGGATTAAAGAAGTTGTTATATATGCTGGAATTGCATACGCGCTAGTCACCTCTGGTGAGATTTTTTATACAGTTTGGGTGGTTATTGCGTGTGGGTTATCGATAATAGTCAGTTACATTAATGCGTGGGGTGAAGTTGTATCAAAGAAATCAAATAAAGCAAGCTCACACGAAACAAATACAACCTTCCGAAACGGAATAATGACATATGACGTACGCATGTTTACGCTAGTAATTGGTCTGTTAAGTGGCTACTTAAAGCAAGCTGTGCTCGTAGTTGCTATACTATCTTTAGTGACCATTTATCAGCGTTTTTCTTTAGTAGTAAACAAAGTAGATGATGTATAA
- a CDS encoding PHP domain-containing protein: MMYKVDLHTHSIASKDGGLTPSQYRQFIEDDKLDYIAITDHNTIELAAELKSMLGEAIIVGEEIDSKDGEIIGLYLKKAVTPGMSATKTARAIKQQGGLVYIPHPFETVRHGISKATLEKIMDQIDIIEIYNGRAVFQNKGPEATTFARLNNIPCAASSDAHGEKGMASVYSQISHKPTKNNLPTLLRTAHYSMVRPPLKTLLYPKINRIRKRLKP; this comes from the coding sequence ATGATGTATAAGGTTGACCTCCACACCCACTCAATTGCCTCTAAAGATGGTGGACTAACTCCATCGCAATACCGTCAATTTATTGAAGACGACAAACTGGATTATATAGCCATAACAGACCACAATACCATTGAGCTAGCCGCAGAGCTAAAAAGTATGCTCGGTGAAGCAATTATAGTGGGCGAAGAAATAGATAGTAAAGACGGGGAGATAATTGGTTTGTACCTCAAGAAAGCCGTTACGCCAGGCATGTCAGCAACTAAAACTGCTCGTGCCATAAAACAGCAAGGAGGCTTGGTATATATCCCTCACCCATTTGAGACAGTTAGACATGGAATTTCAAAAGCAACACTAGAGAAAATTATGGATCAAATTGATATTATCGAGATATACAATGGGCGAGCTGTTTTTCAAAATAAGGGACCGGAGGCCACGACATTTGCCAGGCTAAACAACATACCTTGTGCCGCCAGCAGTGATGCTCACGGAGAAAAAGGAATGGCTTCTGTGTATTCCCAGATATCCCATAAACCAACTAAAAATAATCTTCCTACACTACTTCGAACCGCACACTATTCAATGGTGCGACCGCCACTCAAAACCTTACTTTATCCAAAGATAAATCGTATAAGAAAGAGACTCAAGCCTTGA